A window of the Pseudomonas sp. B21_DOA genome harbors these coding sequences:
- a CDS encoding protease inhibitor I42 family protein, which yields MSPTRLFLPLALCLLAACATQPKHNVTVEKQSECPVRLTTGQNLIITLPSNPTTGYRWAIQDSAGGVLRALSPEVYSNPEDAGVVGAAGISTWRFQAFAAGTGRLRLTSQQPWAPEVLPVETFDCAVSVN from the coding sequence ATGTCCCCCACTCGCCTGTTTCTCCCCCTCGCCCTTTGCTTGCTGGCCGCCTGCGCCACGCAACCGAAACACAACGTGACCGTGGAAAAACAAAGCGAATGCCCGGTGCGGCTCACGACCGGACAAAACCTGATCATCACCCTGCCGAGCAACCCGACCACGGGTTATCGCTGGGCGATTCAGGATTCGGCTGGCGGCGTGTTGCGTGCGCTCAGCCCGGAGGTCTACAGCAATCCGGAAGATGCCGGCGTGGTCGGCGCAGCGGGTATATCAACCTGGCGCTTCCAGGCATTCGCAGCCGGCACCGGGCGCTTGCGCCTGACTTCGCAACAACCCTGGGCGCCGGAAGTGCTGCCCGTGGAAACCTTTGACTGCGCCGTTTCCGTGAACTGA
- the cmoA gene encoding carboxy-S-adenosyl-L-methionine synthase CmoA, whose amino-acid sequence MSKEPDRLFAQPLAQVPDFAFNEDVVRVFPDMIKRSVPGYPTIVENLGVLAAQFAQPNSVLYDLGSSLGAVTQALRRHVRTDGCRVIAVDNSAAMVERCREYLNGQDSMFQELLPVEVIEGDILALQFQPASVVALNFTLQFIAPNQRTALLSRIRQSLLPGGALILSEKLRFNDAEEHALLTDLHVAFKRANGYSELEIAQKRSAIENVMKPDSLEEHRERLLAAGFSKVVPWFQCLNFASLIALP is encoded by the coding sequence GTGAGCAAAGAACCCGATCGCCTATTCGCCCAGCCTTTGGCCCAGGTGCCTGACTTCGCCTTCAACGAAGACGTGGTGCGGGTGTTCCCGGACATGATCAAGCGCTCGGTGCCGGGTTACCCGACCATCGTCGAAAACCTCGGCGTGCTCGCCGCGCAATTCGCCCAGCCGAACAGCGTCCTTTATGACCTCGGTTCGTCGCTCGGCGCAGTCACTCAAGCCCTGCGCCGCCATGTGCGCACCGACGGTTGCCGAGTGATCGCTGTGGATAACTCAGCAGCGATGGTCGAGCGTTGCCGCGAATACCTCAACGGTCAGGATTCGATGTTTCAGGAATTGCTGCCGGTCGAGGTGATCGAAGGCGATATCCTCGCGCTGCAATTCCAGCCTGCCTCGGTGGTGGCGCTGAACTTCACCCTGCAATTCATCGCCCCGAACCAGCGCACCGCGTTGCTCTCGCGCATTCGCCAATCGTTGTTGCCCGGCGGCGCGCTGATTCTCTCGGAGAAGCTGCGCTTCAACGATGCCGAAGAGCATGCGCTGCTCACCGATCTGCACGTGGCGTTCAAACGCGCCAACGGCTACAGCGAACTGGAAATCGCCCAGAAGCGCAGCGCCATCGAAAACGTCATGAAGCCCGACAGCCTCGAAGAACACCGCGAACGCTTGCTGGCCGCCGGGTTCTCGAAAGTCGTGCCGTGGTTCCAGTGTCTTAACTTTGCCTCGTTGATTGCCTTGCCATGA
- the tadA gene encoding tRNA adenosine(34) deaminase TadA: MRQIRPAAIIDRSRDRDFMREALILAAQGAALGEVPVGAVLVHDGVIIGRGFNCPISTSDPSAHAEMVAIRAAAQAVDNYRLPGSTLYVTLEPCSMCAGLIVHSRVARVVYGALEPKAGIVQSQGQFFTQGFLNHRVLYEGGVLAEECGAVLTEFFRARRAKPAE, encoded by the coding sequence ATGCGCCAGATCCGCCCGGCGGCGATCATCGACCGCAGCCGCGACCGCGACTTCATGCGCGAAGCCCTGATCCTCGCCGCACAGGGCGCCGCCCTCGGTGAAGTGCCGGTGGGCGCAGTGCTGGTGCACGATGGCGTGATCATCGGTCGCGGCTTCAATTGCCCGATCAGCACCAGCGACCCAAGTGCCCATGCGGAAATGGTCGCGATCCGCGCCGCCGCGCAGGCAGTGGATAACTATCGCCTGCCGGGCAGCACGCTGTACGTGACGCTGGAACCGTGCAGCATGTGCGCCGGGCTGATCGTGCATTCACGGGTGGCGCGGGTGGTGTATGGCGCCCTGGAGCCCAAGGCCGGGATTGTGCAGAGTCAGGGACAGTTTTTTACCCAGGGCTTCCTCAACCATCGAGTGTTGTATGAGGGTGGGGTGTTGGCGGAAGAGTGTGGTGCGGTGCTTACCGAGTTTTTTCGCGCCAGACGCGCAAAACCCGCTGAATAA
- a CDS encoding carbohydrate porin, translating into MKTTMNYSLAVAGFCLAMPTSSQALEFGGYLRSGVGTSVNSGSQSCFQLPGAQTKYRLGNECEQYGELELRQDLYTLDDGSVLSVDGMASLYNRYDRSLTFKEDNGSIRLPQAYAQWSAMPALNGGSLWAGRRYYKRNDIHISDFYYWNQSATGAGIEDVLLGGLKYSYAFSRKDNLYQKDYINRHDFNVGGFNSNPGGELEFGLSYIDKPDSRDAHRGWAITTQHVQQAFFGGKNKLALQYGEGPGTGLGYTGNVRLDDRNKSYRIVEFFDWQLTPRFGGQFQAVYQKDIRQGGGDQNWLSLGVRPAYALSEQFKLVTELGHDQVEAADGTRKLSKFTFAPTWSPKGPEFWARPEVRLYYTYASWNQAAKRAANLLAKGSALSDTGAFGNARHGANVGLQVEYWWK; encoded by the coding sequence ATGAAAACAACCATGAATTACAGCTTGGCAGTCGCCGGATTTTGTCTGGCAATGCCTACATCTTCTCAGGCGCTGGAGTTTGGCGGCTATCTGCGCAGCGGTGTCGGCACTTCGGTCAACAGCGGCAGTCAGTCGTGTTTCCAGTTGCCCGGCGCACAGACCAAATATCGCCTCGGAAACGAGTGCGAGCAGTACGGTGAGCTCGAGCTGCGCCAGGATCTGTACACCCTCGACGACGGCTCGGTGTTGAGCGTCGATGGCATGGCGTCGTTGTACAACCGCTACGATCGCAGCCTGACGTTCAAAGAGGACAACGGCTCGATTCGCCTGCCACAGGCTTATGCGCAATGGTCGGCGATGCCCGCGCTTAACGGCGGCTCGCTATGGGCGGGTCGGCGTTACTACAAACGTAACGACATCCATATTTCCGATTTCTATTACTGGAATCAGAGCGCCACCGGGGCAGGTATTGAAGACGTGTTGCTCGGTGGCTTGAAATACAGTTACGCGTTCTCGCGCAAGGACAATCTTTACCAGAAGGATTACATCAATCGCCATGACTTCAACGTCGGCGGTTTCAACAGTAACCCGGGCGGTGAACTGGAGTTCGGCCTGAGTTACATCGACAAGCCCGACAGCCGCGACGCGCACCGTGGCTGGGCGATCACTACTCAGCACGTGCAGCAGGCCTTTTTCGGCGGCAAGAACAAACTGGCGCTGCAATACGGCGAAGGGCCGGGCACCGGATTGGGCTATACCGGTAACGTCAGGCTCGATGACCGCAACAAGAGCTATCGCATCGTCGAATTCTTCGACTGGCAACTGACGCCACGTTTTGGCGGACAATTCCAGGCGGTGTATCAAAAGGATATTCGTCAGGGCGGCGGCGACCAGAACTGGTTGTCACTCGGCGTACGCCCGGCTTATGCGCTGAGCGAGCAGTTCAAACTGGTGACCGAACTGGGTCACGACCAGGTCGAGGCGGCGGACGGCACGCGCAAGCTGAGCAAGTTCACCTTTGCGCCGACGTGGTCACCGAAAGGCCCGGAATTCTGGGCGCGGCCCGAAGTGCGTCTGTATTACACCTATGCCAGCTGGAACCAGGCAGCCAAGCGTGCCGCCAACCTGTTGGCCAAAGGCTCGGCACTCTCCGACACGGGCGCCTTTGGCAACGCACGACACGGGGCCAATGTCGGGCTGCAGGTTGAATACTGGTGGAAATAA
- the treC gene encoding alpha,alpha-phosphotrehalase has translation MQDWQRSVIYQIYPKSFHSHAGNATGDLLGIVAKLDYLQWLGVDYLWITPFLRSPQRDNGYDISDYYAVDPSYGSMADCELLIAEAGKRGIKLMLDIVVNHTSIEHVWFQQARSSLDNPYRDFYIWRDQPNNWESKFGGSAWEYEAQTGQYYLHLFDHTQADLNWDNPKVRDEVFKMMRFWRDKGVGGFRLDVINLISKPADFPEDDSDGRRFYTDGPNVHAYLQEMHREVFEGHELINVGEMSSTRLEHCIRYSNPQSKELSMTFNFHHLKVDYPNLQKWVRADFDFLQLKQILSDWQTGMQAGGGWNALFWCNHDQPRVVSRFGNDGEYRELSAKMLGTALHFLQGTPFVYQGEELGMTNPGFESIEQYRDVETLNIFRLKREAGTSDLDNLAAIMQKSRDNGRTPMHWHAGHNAGFTSGEPWIGVPANAVQINVAHQLHDPESVLHHYRRLIALRRTEALISDGIYRQLLPEHPQVWAYLREGTGERLLVVNNFYGTACEVELPALIDEAQEQRLLISNYPDCPQRSRLLQLRPYESFVLHLTDP, from the coding sequence ATGCAAGACTGGCAACGTTCGGTGATCTACCAGATCTACCCGAAGAGCTTTCACAGCCATGCGGGCAACGCCACTGGCGATCTGCTCGGCATCGTCGCCAAGCTCGATTACCTGCAATGGCTAGGGGTCGATTACCTGTGGATCACGCCGTTCCTGCGCTCTCCGCAGCGCGACAACGGCTACGACATCAGCGACTACTACGCGGTCGATCCTAGCTACGGCAGCATGGCCGACTGTGAACTGCTGATCGCCGAAGCGGGCAAACGCGGGATCAAGTTGATGCTCGACATCGTGGTCAACCACACCTCGATCGAGCACGTCTGGTTCCAGCAGGCCCGCAGCAGCCTCGACAACCCTTACCGTGACTTCTACATCTGGCGCGACCAGCCGAACAACTGGGAATCCAAGTTCGGCGGTTCGGCCTGGGAATACGAAGCGCAGACCGGCCAATATTATCTGCACCTGTTCGACCACACCCAGGCGGATCTCAATTGGGACAACCCCAAGGTCCGCGACGAAGTGTTCAAGATGATGCGTTTCTGGCGCGACAAGGGTGTCGGTGGCTTTCGTCTGGACGTGATCAACCTGATCTCGAAACCGGCGGACTTCCCCGAGGACGACAGCGATGGTCGGCGCTTCTACACCGATGGGCCTAACGTGCATGCGTACTTGCAGGAAATGCACCGCGAGGTCTTTGAAGGGCATGAGCTGATCAACGTCGGGGAAATGTCTTCGACCCGCCTCGAACACTGCATTCGTTACTCCAATCCGCAGTCGAAAGAGCTGTCGATGACCTTCAACTTTCATCACTTGAAGGTCGACTACCCCAACCTGCAAAAATGGGTGCGCGCCGATTTCGATTTCCTTCAGCTCAAGCAGATCCTGTCCGACTGGCAGACCGGCATGCAGGCGGGTGGCGGCTGGAATGCGCTGTTCTGGTGTAACCACGATCAGCCACGCGTGGTCTCGCGGTTCGGCAATGACGGCGAATACCGCGAGCTGTCGGCGAAGATGCTCGGCACGGCGCTGCACTTTCTGCAGGGCACGCCCTTCGTCTATCAGGGCGAAGAATTGGGAATGACCAATCCGGGGTTCGAGAGCATCGAGCAGTACCGCGATGTCGAGACCCTGAACATCTTTCGCCTCAAGCGTGAAGCCGGCACCAGCGACCTCGACAACCTGGCGGCGATCATGCAGAAGTCCCGCGACAACGGGCGCACGCCGATGCACTGGCACGCCGGGCACAACGCCGGTTTCACAAGTGGTGAACCCTGGATTGGCGTGCCGGCCAATGCTGTGCAGATCAACGTCGCGCATCAGCTGCACGACCCGGAATCGGTGCTGCATCACTATCGGCGCCTGATCGCTTTACGCCGCACTGAAGCGTTGATCTCCGATGGCATCTATCGCCAGTTGTTGCCGGAGCATCCACAGGTCTGGGCGTACCTGCGCGAGGGGACGGGAGAACGCTTGTTAGTGGTGAACAATTTCTATGGCACCGCATGTGAGGTCGAGCTACCGGCACTGATCGACGAAGCCCAGGAGCAGCGCCTGTTGATCAGCAACTACCCGGACTGCCCGCAACGCTCGCGATTGCTGCAGTTGCGACCTTACGAATCCTTCGTGCTGCACCTGACCGACCCCTGA
- the treP gene encoding PTS system trehalose-specific EIIBC component, whose translation MSHDYPNIARELLESLGGRDNIEQAAHCVTRLRLALKNPALVNVAALNGVDLVKGSFFTGGLYQVVIGPGDVEKVYAELRQQTGLAASTIADVKQKSAEKINAMQRLVRVFSDVFMPILPALIIAGLLMGINNLLGAKGMFIEGQTLLDAYPNLDGLWSLINLMANTSFVFLPALVGWSAAKRFGGSEILGIVLGLMLVHPDLLNAWNYGKAVAGLDGQQLPYFDILGLFQVEKVGYQGQILPILLAAYVMSVIEKWLRARVPNAVQLLVVPITTIVVTGVLALAIIGPVTRHIGIYITEGLVMLFDLAPLVGGLIFGLLYAPLVITGMHHMFLAVDLQLISSQGGTFIWPMIVMSNLAQGSAALAVFWMTRNARDKSMASTSAISAYFGITEPAMFGVNLRYKFPFYAALAGSALGCMFLSLNKIQASAIGVGGLPGFISIVPQFIPMFVIGMLIAMLVPFALTCVLSMKIVRPGYRVA comes from the coding sequence ATGAGCCATGACTACCCGAACATCGCCCGAGAGCTGCTGGAAAGCCTCGGTGGCCGCGACAACATCGAGCAGGCGGCGCATTGCGTCACGCGTTTGCGCCTGGCGCTGAAGAACCCCGCGCTGGTGAATGTGGCCGCGCTCAATGGCGTCGATCTGGTCAAGGGTTCGTTCTTCACCGGCGGGTTGTATCAAGTGGTCATCGGCCCGGGTGATGTGGAAAAGGTTTATGCCGAACTGCGCCAGCAGACAGGTCTTGCGGCATCGACCATCGCCGACGTTAAACAGAAAAGCGCCGAGAAGATAAACGCCATGCAGCGGCTGGTGCGGGTGTTTTCCGATGTGTTCATGCCGATCCTGCCGGCGCTGATCATTGCCGGCCTGTTGATGGGCATCAACAACCTGCTCGGCGCCAAGGGCATGTTCATCGAGGGCCAGACCCTGCTCGATGCCTATCCCAACCTCGACGGGTTGTGGAGCCTGATCAACCTGATGGCCAACACCTCGTTCGTGTTCCTGCCGGCGCTGGTCGGCTGGTCGGCGGCCAAGCGCTTCGGCGGCAGCGAGATCCTCGGCATCGTCCTCGGTCTGATGCTGGTGCATCCGGATCTGCTCAATGCCTGGAATTACGGCAAGGCCGTTGCCGGGCTGGATGGGCAGCAGTTGCCGTACTTCGACATCCTCGGCCTGTTCCAGGTGGAAAAGGTCGGTTACCAAGGGCAGATCCTGCCGATCCTGCTGGCAGCCTACGTAATGAGCGTGATCGAAAAATGGCTGCGCGCACGCGTGCCCAACGCCGTGCAGTTGCTGGTGGTGCCGATCACCACCATCGTTGTCACCGGCGTGCTGGCGTTGGCGATTATCGGCCCGGTGACCCGGCATATCGGCATTTACATCACCGAAGGGCTGGTGATGCTGTTCGATCTGGCGCCGCTGGTGGGCGGTCTGATTTTCGGCCTGTTGTATGCGCCGCTGGTGATCACCGGGATGCACCACATGTTCCTCGCCGTGGACCTGCAACTGATCTCCAGCCAGGGCGGCACTTTCATCTGGCCGATGATCGTCATGTCCAATCTGGCGCAGGGCAGTGCGGCACTGGCGGTGTTCTGGATGACGCGCAATGCGCGGGACAAGAGCATGGCCTCGACCTCGGCGATTTCTGCGTATTTCGGCATCACCGAGCCGGCGATGTTCGGCGTCAACCTGCGCTACAAGTTTCCGTTTTACGCCGCGCTGGCCGGTTCGGCGCTGGGTTGCATGTTCCTCTCGCTGAACAAGATCCAGGCCTCGGCCATCGGCGTCGGTGGCTTGCCCGGTTTCATCTCGATCGTTCCGCAGTTCATCCCGATGTTCGTCATCGGGATGCTGATCGCCATGCTCGTGCCGTTTGCCCTGACCTGCGTGCTGAGCATGAAGATCGTCCGTCCGGGTTACCGGGTTGCCTGA
- the treR gene encoding trehalose operon repressor, which produces MSKYNQIYSDLLASITTQRLERGARLPSETELMDTYQASRGTVRKAIDQLQERGFAQKIHGKGAFVLSTNPIEFQLGGIVSFQETHPRLGNDVSTEVVEMCQVPLEGALLEHINAEPGSPITRIKRVRRIDGKRVILDINHFVSDVIPDLSADIAEHSIYAHIEQTLQLQIAYAQRTIEAVPSSKDDQQHLDLDGQSHVIVVSNQTFLQDGRQFEYTESRHTLDKFYFSDVARR; this is translated from the coding sequence ATGAGCAAATACAACCAGATCTACAGCGATTTGCTTGCCAGTATCACCACCCAGCGCTTGGAGCGCGGCGCCCGGCTGCCTTCCGAAACCGAACTGATGGACACCTATCAGGCCAGCCGGGGCACGGTGCGCAAAGCCATCGACCAGTTGCAGGAGCGCGGTTTCGCTCAGAAGATTCACGGCAAAGGCGCGTTCGTGCTGTCGACCAACCCGATCGAATTCCAGCTCGGCGGCATCGTCAGTTTTCAAGAGACCCACCCGCGACTGGGCAACGACGTCAGCACCGAAGTGGTCGAGATGTGTCAGGTGCCGCTTGAAGGTGCATTGCTTGAACATATCAATGCCGAACCCGGCAGCCCGATCACCCGGATCAAGCGGGTACGGCGCATCGACGGCAAACGCGTCATCCTCGACATCAACCACTTCGTCAGCGACGTGATCCCCGACCTGTCAGCAGACATTGCCGAACATTCGATCTACGCCCACATCGAACAGACCCTGCAACTGCAGATCGCCTACGCCCAGCGCACCATCGAAGCCGTGCCGTCCAGCAAAGACGACCAACAACACCTGGACCTCGACGGCCAGAGCCATGTCATCGTGGTCAGCAACCAGACCTTCCTGCAGGACGGCCGCCAGTTCGAATACACCGAATCACGGCATACGCTGGACAAGTTCTATTTTTCGGATGTGGCGCGGCGGTAA
- a CDS encoding TerD family protein, giving the protein MEHLPSILHELGVPLSTPRLLIAGVFVSIAQVSFSSLETATKEEIMINQELFLRRRTKLHVPAGSGGATRAQVASAVKEVTAFRCVLSEPLIERIGTLSAVELKNWLREVIRVLRRRSGAHVHHRPFYPDFPNQVLEATEAELYLNAVIHYHTLRRLPPSEQVRPAMLEGNFIHWVIEPGSVSEFEALLEPLVSSRTSLSEEEAADVGWFIRTYKNDVFRLLPETIPFREIRALVGAALILHIGDDARVEAFLEQNVETATDVLRVAIALHGGDVSLATAQTRFGKMKRSMRRKLLRLLDRTPNATEDVMRQAERWKRLAEVLHPGDYAEKYPRAFAAITAARRNDPPPSFGSRVETMLAQRQIAALTPVLQDRPGEFARRLDVMLRRATEPDAVLDAFAAVAAQVSSPVLLQLLAQVNAPRPLPLRAFTPKGALAKVFGTADRRESIAPQVLARAAQICENALIARFTLLPPLGRCFIDPALRDYRVPLAQRAAAKSLRTLVRGSRLPMPDTRFIRLFLWWKNGRDRTDIDLSAAFFDSDFVFKEAVAYYNLKGYGGYHSGDIVDAPEGASEFIDLDLDVLAEKGIRYVVTSLNSFTWQPYCDLPECFAGWMARADTASGEVFEPRTVVDRVDIASDTGICLPFVMDLQERRMIWADLGLTSSPRWNNVDNNLSGVSLMLRALVHTPRPELHTLFDLHVRARGERVASAEQAQTVFAPDQGLTPFDTDLIRSEYL; this is encoded by the coding sequence ATGGAACACCTTCCTTCTATCCTCCATGAACTAGGGGTTCCGCTCTCCACACCGCGCCTGCTTATTGCAGGCGTTTTCGTATCGATTGCACAGGTGAGCTTCAGCTCACTGGAAACGGCGACCAAGGAAGAAATCATGATTAATCAGGAGCTGTTCCTGCGGCGCCGTACAAAACTGCACGTTCCTGCGGGCTCTGGCGGAGCCACACGCGCGCAGGTCGCATCAGCTGTCAAAGAAGTTACGGCGTTTCGATGCGTTCTCTCCGAGCCGCTGATCGAGCGAATCGGCACGCTCTCTGCGGTCGAACTCAAGAACTGGCTGCGTGAAGTCATTCGAGTCCTGCGGCGGCGCAGCGGTGCTCATGTACATCACCGACCGTTTTATCCTGACTTCCCCAATCAAGTCCTCGAAGCGACAGAGGCGGAGTTGTATCTCAACGCCGTCATTCACTACCACACACTTCGGCGCCTGCCACCCAGCGAACAGGTTCGGCCAGCCATGCTTGAAGGCAACTTCATCCATTGGGTCATCGAACCGGGAAGTGTCAGCGAGTTCGAGGCATTGCTCGAGCCGCTGGTCTCATCACGCACCTCGCTGTCCGAAGAGGAAGCTGCGGATGTCGGCTGGTTTATCCGAACGTACAAAAACGATGTGTTCCGCCTGCTGCCAGAGACCATCCCGTTCCGCGAGATTCGCGCGCTGGTTGGTGCCGCGCTGATCCTGCATATCGGTGACGATGCCCGGGTCGAGGCCTTCCTTGAGCAAAATGTCGAAACGGCAACGGACGTGCTGCGCGTGGCGATCGCACTGCATGGTGGAGACGTGTCGCTGGCAACAGCGCAGACGCGCTTTGGCAAAATGAAACGCTCGATGCGGCGCAAGCTGTTGCGCCTGCTCGACCGCACGCCCAACGCTACGGAAGATGTGATGCGCCAGGCCGAACGCTGGAAACGCCTGGCCGAAGTCCTGCATCCAGGCGATTACGCTGAGAAGTATCCGCGAGCATTCGCGGCCATCACCGCAGCGCGACGCAACGATCCGCCGCCCTCGTTCGGGTCGCGTGTCGAAACGATGCTTGCCCAACGCCAGATCGCCGCGCTTACGCCGGTGCTGCAGGATCGTCCCGGAGAATTCGCGCGCCGTCTGGACGTGATGTTACGGCGTGCCACAGAACCGGACGCGGTGCTCGACGCCTTTGCGGCTGTTGCGGCGCAAGTGTCCTCACCTGTGTTGCTGCAATTGCTGGCCCAGGTAAATGCCCCGCGTCCCCTGCCCTTGAGGGCGTTCACACCAAAAGGAGCGCTGGCGAAAGTCTTCGGCACTGCTGATCGTCGAGAGTCGATCGCACCGCAGGTATTGGCACGTGCCGCACAGATTTGCGAGAACGCCCTGATCGCGCGTTTCACGTTGCTGCCACCACTGGGACGTTGTTTCATCGACCCGGCATTGCGCGACTACCGAGTGCCACTGGCACAGCGCGCCGCAGCGAAGTCGTTGCGCACGCTGGTACGCGGCAGTCGGTTGCCAATGCCCGATACGCGATTCATTCGCCTGTTTCTATGGTGGAAGAATGGCCGTGACCGCACGGACATCGACCTGTCCGCCGCGTTCTTCGACAGCGACTTCGTCTTCAAGGAAGCAGTCGCCTATTACAACCTCAAAGGCTATGGCGGTTACCACAGCGGCGATATCGTCGACGCGCCTGAAGGCGCTTCCGAGTTCATCGACCTCGACCTTGATGTTCTTGCCGAGAAGGGTATCCGTTATGTCGTCACGTCCCTCAACTCGTTTACCTGGCAGCCATATTGCGACCTTCCGGAATGCTTTGCGGGTTGGATGGCCCGCGCCGACACGGCATCTGGCGAAGTATTCGAGCCGCGCACCGTAGTCGACCGCGTCGATATCGCCTCAGACACCGGTATCTGTCTACCCTTCGTGATGGACCTACAGGAGCGACGCATGATCTGGGCCGATCTGGGGCTGACTTCATCGCCCCGTTGGAACAACGTCGACAACAACCTCAGCGGGGTTTCGTTGATGCTGCGCGCCTTGGTGCATACACCACGGCCGGAACTGCACACACTTTTTGATTTGCATGTGCGGGCACGAGGTGAACGAGTGGCCTCTGCGGAGCAGGCGCAGACGGTGTTTGCGCCTGATCAAGGGTTGACGCCGTTCGACACGGATCTGATTCGATCTGAATATCTTTGA
- the guaA gene encoding glutamine-hydrolyzing GMP synthase — MALDIHAHRILILDFGSQYTQLIARRVREIGVYCELHPFDMDEDAIREFAPKGVILAGGPESVHEANSPRCPQAVFDLGVPVFGICYGMQTMAEQLGGKVEGSELREFGYARVDVVGKSRLLDGIEDHIDADGLFGLDVWMSHGDKVTKMPEDFHILASTPSCPIAGMFNDDRAYYGVQFHPEVTHTKQGGRILSRFVLDICGCEALWTPSKIAEDAIANIRAQVGTDNVLLGLSGGVDSSVVAALLHKAIGDQLTCVFVDNGLLRLHEGEQVMAMFAENMGVKVIRANAEEQFLNNLAGEADPEKKRKIIGRTFIDVFDAESCKLDNIKYLAQGTIYPDVIESAGAKSGKAHVIKSHHNVGGLPEEMNLKLVEPLRELFKDEVRRLGLELGLPYDMVYRHPFPGPGLGVRILGEVKKEYADLLRRADHIFIEELRKADWYHKVSQAFVVFQPVKSVGVVGDGRRYAWVVALRAVETIDFMTARWAHLPYELLETVSGRIINEIEGISRVTYDVSSKPPATIEWE; from the coding sequence ATGGCCCTCGACATTCACGCTCACCGCATCCTGATCCTCGACTTCGGTTCGCAATACACCCAGCTGATTGCCCGCCGCGTGCGCGAGATCGGCGTGTACTGCGAACTGCACCCGTTCGACATGGACGAAGATGCGATCCGCGAATTCGCCCCTAAAGGCGTCATCCTCGCCGGCGGCCCCGAGTCCGTGCACGAAGCCAACAGCCCCCGCTGCCCGCAGGCGGTGTTCGACCTCGGCGTTCCGGTCTTCGGCATCTGCTACGGCATGCAGACCATGGCCGAGCAACTGGGCGGCAAGGTGGAAGGTTCCGAACTGCGTGAGTTCGGTTACGCCCGCGTTGACGTGGTCGGCAAGAGCCGCCTGCTCGACGGCATCGAAGACCACATCGATGCCGACGGCCTGTTCGGCCTCGACGTGTGGATGAGCCACGGTGACAAAGTCACCAAGATGCCGGAAGACTTCCACATCCTCGCCAGCACCCCGAGCTGCCCGATCGCCGGTATGTTCAACGACGACCGCGCTTACTACGGCGTGCAGTTCCACCCGGAAGTGACCCACACCAAGCAGGGCGGTCGCATCCTGTCGCGCTTCGTGCTCGACATCTGCGGCTGTGAAGCCCTGTGGACGCCGTCGAAGATCGCTGAAGACGCCATCGCCAACATCCGCGCCCAGGTCGGCACCGACAACGTGCTGCTGGGCCTGTCCGGTGGCGTTGACTCCTCGGTGGTTGCCGCACTGCTGCACAAAGCCATTGGCGATCAACTGACCTGCGTCTTCGTCGACAACGGTCTGCTGCGTCTGCACGAAGGCGAGCAAGTGATGGCCATGTTCGCCGAGAACATGGGCGTCAAGGTGATCCGCGCCAACGCTGAGGAGCAGTTCCTCAACAACCTGGCCGGCGAAGCCGACCCGGAGAAGAAGCGCAAGATCATCGGCCGCACCTTCATCGACGTGTTCGATGCCGAATCCTGCAAGCTGGACAACATCAAGTACCTCGCTCAGGGCACCATCTACCCGGACGTGATCGAGTCGGCTGGCGCGAAAAGCGGCAAGGCCCACGTGATCAAGTCGCACCACAACGTGGGCGGCCTGCCGGAAGAAATGAACCTGAAACTGGTCGAACCACTGCGCGAACTCTTCAAAGACGAAGTCCGTCGCCTTGGCCTGGAGCTGGGCCTGCCGTACGACATGGTCTACCGTCACCCGTTCCCAGGCCCGGGCCTGGGCGTGCGCATCCTCGGTGAAGTGAAGAAGGAATACGCCGACCTGCTGCGTCGCGCCGACCACATCTTCATCGAAGAACTGCGCAAGGCCGACTGGTACCACAAGGTCAGCCAGGCGTTCGTGGTGTTCCAGCCAGTCAAATCGGTCGGCGTGGTCGGCGATGGCCGTCGTTACGCCTGGGTCGTGGCCCTGCGTGCCGTGGAAACCATCGACTTCATGACCGCGCGTTGGGCACACCTGCCTTACGAACTGCTGGAAACCGTCTCCGGCCGCATCATCAACGAAATCGAAGGCATCTCGCGCGTTACGTATGACGTGTCGAGCAAGCCGCCGGCGACGATTGAGTGGGAGTGA